The proteins below are encoded in one region of Bremerella sp. P1:
- a CDS encoding efflux RND transporter periplasmic adaptor subunit: MIKTIAIIVGAILVVGGVFYVMQDGGPPVDVVTAAMEPIQEYVDEQGKTRLPRTYVISMPFDARVGEITLEEGDHVAQGQVVAKIVQEDVEAEYDESKAAVERLAASIRETGDKSVEQTTKQQAEYFVQSMVNTVEAAKTQMTASRSRFEYATTYEQRVQKLIEKGAKTEDDLDRAQLQKVESDTEFQTDALTYQAILSIDAATKLLPSMVSQYIDRKDLSVAVLQQQKAEAEARLRMAELRMQRSTMTSPVEGIILTKELTSEQQVTGGTTLLEIGQLSQLEVEAEILSQDATRIKPGDRAEIYGPSLGTEAGQGIPMTVQRVYPTGFTKVSSLGVEQQRVLVILRFESGHVADVLEKHGLGVDYRVQVRIFTEEKPQALVIPRSAIFRDVSGNWQAYVVSGGKLERRNLQLGLMNDLSVEVTQGIKAGEQVLVSPAASLSDGARVTPIDNSRPSAGA, encoded by the coding sequence ATGATCAAAACGATTGCCATCATTGTTGGCGCCATCCTTGTCGTAGGAGGTGTCTTCTACGTCATGCAGGACGGTGGTCCGCCGGTAGACGTTGTTACGGCTGCCATGGAACCGATCCAGGAATACGTCGACGAGCAGGGAAAGACGCGACTTCCGCGTACGTATGTCATTTCGATGCCGTTCGATGCCCGGGTAGGCGAGATCACGCTGGAAGAAGGTGACCACGTCGCCCAAGGTCAGGTCGTCGCCAAAATCGTTCAAGAAGATGTCGAGGCGGAGTACGACGAGTCGAAGGCCGCCGTCGAGCGATTGGCCGCATCGATCCGGGAAACCGGTGATAAGTCGGTCGAACAGACGACCAAGCAGCAAGCCGAATACTTTGTCCAATCGATGGTGAATACGGTCGAAGCCGCCAAAACGCAAATGACGGCGAGCCGTTCACGCTTCGAGTATGCGACAACCTACGAACAACGCGTTCAAAAACTCATCGAGAAGGGCGCCAAGACAGAAGATGATCTCGATCGAGCACAACTGCAAAAGGTCGAGAGCGACACGGAATTTCAAACCGATGCACTGACCTATCAGGCCATCTTGTCGATCGACGCAGCCACCAAGCTGCTTCCAAGCATGGTTTCTCAATACATCGACCGAAAAGATCTGTCCGTCGCCGTGCTCCAGCAGCAGAAGGCCGAAGCAGAGGCTCGGCTGCGAATGGCCGAACTGCGGATGCAGCGATCAACCATGACCAGCCCGGTCGAAGGGATCATACTCACCAAAGAGTTGACCAGCGAACAGCAGGTTACCGGCGGAACGACCTTGCTTGAGATCGGTCAACTCTCGCAATTGGAAGTCGAAGCGGAAATCCTGAGTCAGGATGCAACCCGCATCAAGCCTGGGGATCGCGCCGAGATTTACGGACCATCCCTGGGCACAGAAGCAGGCCAGGGGATCCCCATGACAGTCCAGCGGGTCTACCCGACCGGCTTCACGAAGGTCAGCTCGTTAGGCGTCGAGCAACAACGCGTGCTGGTCATTCTTCGCTTCGAGTCAGGTCACGTCGCAGACGTGCTGGAGAAACACGGCTTGGGGGTCGACTATCGTGTGCAGGTTCGTATCTTCACGGAAGAGAAGCCGCAGGCGTTGGTGATTCCACGGTCCGCCATCTTTCGCGATGTCTCCGGCAACTGGCAGGCCTATGTTGTATCAGGCGGTAAACTGGAACGGCGAAACTTGCAGCTAGGGTTAATGAACGATCTGAGTGTGGAAGTGACCCAGGGCATCAAAGCGGGAGAACAGGTCCTTGTTTCCCCGGCGGCTTCGCTATCAGATGGGGCCAGGGTCACGCCGATCGATAACAGCCGGCCATCCGCAGGCGCATAA